In Bradyrhizobium lablabi, one DNA window encodes the following:
- a CDS encoding SDR family NAD(P)-dependent oxidoreductase, which translates to MTPAPQKVALVTGAARGIGLAVAKRFLAEGWRAALLDIEGELLWKSVEGLAAAGRTLGLHCDVSDAKAVASAFAEIERRFGRLDALVNNAGIAVFAPLLETSDEDWSRVLEVNLTGPFFCTKAAVPLMREHGGAIVNITSISAVRASTLRSAYGTSKAGLAHLTKQLAVELAALGIRVNGVAPGPVETAMAKAVHTPEIRADYHDAIPLNRYGLEEELAEAVFFLCSERASYITGQILAVDGGFDAAGIGLPTLRGQRRNG; encoded by the coding sequence ATGACCCCTGCCCCGCAAAAAGTCGCACTCGTCACCGGCGCCGCGCGCGGCATCGGGCTTGCGGTGGCAAAACGGTTTCTCGCCGAGGGCTGGCGGGCGGCGCTGCTCGACATCGAAGGCGAGTTGTTGTGGAAAAGCGTCGAGGGGCTGGCCGCCGCCGGCCGGACGCTGGGGCTACATTGCGACGTCTCCGACGCGAAAGCCGTCGCGAGCGCGTTCGCGGAAATCGAACGCCGCTTCGGCCGGCTCGATGCGCTGGTCAACAATGCCGGCATCGCGGTGTTCGCGCCGCTATTGGAAACTTCCGACGAGGACTGGAGCCGGGTGCTGGAGGTCAATCTGACCGGGCCGTTCTTCTGCACCAAGGCGGCGGTGCCCTTGATGCGCGAACATGGCGGCGCGATCGTCAACATCACGTCGATCTCGGCGGTGCGCGCTTCTACCTTGCGCTCGGCCTACGGCACCAGCAAAGCCGGGCTGGCGCATCTGACCAAACAACTCGCCGTCGAGCTCGCCGCGCTCGGCATTCGCGTCAACGGCGTAGCGCCCGGCCCGGTCGAGACCGCGATGGCGAAAGCCGTCCACACCCCGGAAATCCGCGCCGATTATCACGACGCCATCCCGCTCAACCGTTACGGCCTCGAAGAGGAACTAGCGGAGGCGGTGTTCTTTCTGTGCAGCGAGCGTGCGAGCTACATCACCGGACAGATTCTCGCCGTTGACGGCGGATTTGACGCCGCCGGCATCGGACTGCCGACGCTGCGCGGGCAGCGAAGGAACGGATAG
- a CDS encoding DUF1348 family protein: protein MSRPPLPPFTRETAAQKARMAEDAWNSRDPERVALAYTEDSRWRNRSEFFEGRAAIIAFLTRKWAKEHEYRLIKDLWAFDGNHIAVRFQYEWHDDAGQWHRSYGNEQWEFDEHGLMRRREASINDVTITEADRRFRWAAPGPRPADVPGLGESPF, encoded by the coding sequence ATGTCGCGTCCGCCGCTTCCGCCGTTCACCAGAGAAACCGCCGCCCAAAAAGCCCGCATGGCCGAGGACGCCTGGAATTCCAGGGATCCCGAGCGCGTGGCGCTGGCCTATACCGAGGACAGCCGTTGGCGCAACCGCTCGGAATTTTTTGAAGGCCGCGCCGCGATCATAGCCTTCCTCACCCGCAAATGGGCGAAAGAGCATGAGTATCGCCTGATCAAGGATCTCTGGGCGTTCGACGGGAACCACATCGCGGTGCGCTTTCAATACGAGTGGCATGACGATGCCGGGCAGTGGCATCGCTCCTACGGCAACGAACAATGGGAGTTCGATGAGCACGGCCTGATGCGCCGCCGCGAAGCCAGCATCAACGATGTTACGATTACCGAAGCCGACCGCCGCTTTCGCTGGGCAGCACCTGGTCCAAGGCCTGCGGATGTCCCGGGGTTGGGCGAGAGCCCGTTTTGA
- a CDS encoding VOC family protein, with protein MADPVQAVTPHLIVNDANAAIEFYKKALGASEVMRMPAQDGKRLMHSEISVNGARIFLMDDFPEHRGGHGMVDAVYPPDQIKGTSVTMHLEVENCDAAVQRAADAGAVVTMAPWDAFWGARYARIMDPFGHSWSFAHALPAKG; from the coding sequence ATGGCCGACCCCGTACAAGCCGTTACGCCGCATCTCATCGTCAACGATGCCAACGCTGCGATCGAATTCTACAAGAAGGCGCTTGGCGCCTCCGAGGTGATGCGAATGCCGGCGCAGGACGGCAAACGCCTGATGCATTCGGAAATTAGCGTCAACGGCGCGCGGATTTTCCTGATGGATGACTTTCCCGAACACCGCGGCGGGCATGGCATGGTGGACGCGGTGTATCCGCCCGACCAGATCAAGGGAACCTCGGTCACCATGCATCTCGAAGTCGAGAACTGCGACGCGGCGGTGCAACGCGCCGCCGACGCCGGCGCCGTCGTCACCATGGCGCCGTGGGACGCATTTTGGGGCGCGCGCTATGCCCGCATCATGGACCCGTTCGGCCATTCCTGGAGCTTTGCACACGCGTTGCCGGCGAAGGGCTGA
- a CDS encoding nuclear transport factor 2 family protein: protein MSNRDRAEMIRVLFAAYLTNDRKAVVDAFTDDFRFTSPYDDEIDKPTYFSRCWRVADWIERHELEKILVEGDEAFVAYKCLAKSGKQFRNTEFFGFAGDKIKRIDVYFGASYQDGVFVKQK, encoded by the coding sequence ATGTCCAATAGGGACAGGGCGGAGATGATCCGGGTGCTCTTTGCCGCCTACCTGACGAACGACCGCAAGGCCGTCGTAGACGCGTTCACTGACGACTTCCGCTTCACCAGCCCGTATGATGACGAGATCGACAAGCCGACGTATTTTTCGCGCTGCTGGCGCGTCGCCGACTGGATCGAACGGCACGAACTCGAAAAAATCCTGGTCGAGGGCGATGAGGCTTTTGTCGCCTACAAATGTCTCGCCAAGAGCGGAAAGCAGTTCCGGAATACCGAGTTCTTCGGCTTTGCAGGCGACAAAATCAAACGTATCGACGTGTATTTCGGCGCCAGCTATCAAGACGGCGTCTTCGTCAAGCAAAAGTGA
- a CDS encoding cupin domain-containing protein, whose protein sequence is MKAIAHQNNAREAWRPGVETRMLVSARNGAAQLCIFEQWVAPGVGAPTHSHPVEEVLTVREGEAEMWIDDARIIVQAGQSLIVPAGRKHGFRNSGPATLHLHAVLASPIFEATPEGAIETVRRWEAV, encoded by the coding sequence ATGAAGGCCATCGCTCATCAGAACAATGCTCGGGAAGCGTGGCGCCCGGGCGTGGAGACCCGCATGCTGGTCTCGGCCAGAAACGGCGCGGCGCAATTATGCATCTTCGAGCAATGGGTGGCGCCCGGCGTCGGTGCGCCGACGCATTCGCATCCGGTGGAGGAGGTGCTGACCGTGCGCGAAGGCGAAGCCGAGATGTGGATCGATGACGCGCGAATCATCGTGCAGGCGGGTCAATCGCTGATCGTGCCCGCGGGGCGCAAGCACGGCTTCCGCAATTCCGGCCCCGCCACGCTGCATCTGCACGCGGTATTGGCCTCGCCGATTTTCGAAGCCACACCGGAAGGGGCGATCGAGACGGTGCGAAGGTGGGAGGCGGTTTGA
- a CDS encoding SRPBCC family protein, with product MDARIDKTLKITTPSDLEIAMTRMFDAPRHLVFDAMTTPEHLKRWLGCAEMPMTACEIDLRVGGAYRFTLRSPDGRDTTLQGVYREIVRPERLVFVERIVLPSYTTDEYQVTSSFADLGGKTRLTTTILHNSKENRDGHLNSGIERGVTPAYDRLADVVAGLA from the coding sequence GTGGACGCAAGGATAGATAAGACTCTGAAAATCACCACCCCGTCGGATCTCGAAATCGCCATGACGCGGATGTTCGACGCGCCGCGGCATCTGGTGTTCGACGCCATGACCACGCCAGAGCATCTCAAGCGCTGGCTCGGCTGCGCCGAGATGCCGATGACCGCCTGCGAGATCGACCTGCGGGTCGGCGGCGCTTACCGCTTCACGCTGCGTTCGCCTGACGGCCGCGACACCACGCTGCAAGGCGTCTATCGCGAGATCGTGCGGCCCGAACGCCTGGTGTTCGTCGAGCGGATCGTGTTGCCGAGTTACACCACCGACGAATACCAGGTGACGTCGAGCTTTGCGGATCTCGGCGGCAAAACCAGACTGACAACGACCATCCTTCACAACAGCAAGGAAAATCGCGACGGGCATCTGAATTCGGGCATCGAGCGCGGCGTCACGCCGGCCTACGACCGCCTCGCCGATGTCGTTGCGGGGTTGGCGTGA
- a CDS encoding IS4 family transposase, producing the protein MRHQNSVFHSLTKHVPWSKFEQIVEKYGADRLVRKLTTKRQFIALLYGQLSGSTSLREVVTGMASHETRLYHVGAAPVKRSTMSDANSTRPWQVFSELFAQMLPQAHRGLRRATADAVRLIDSTSVRLSSLSEGWATFSADVFGAKAHIVYDPNADRPVYFAVTPANVNDITAAKAMPIEPGATYVYDLGYYDYGWWARLDDAGCRFVTRLKKNTPFSVVKENRVPKNSNILRDRIGHLPARLANSRKNPLQVPVREITVIIDTGKLLRIVTNDIDAPAEEIAELYKQRWQIELFFRWVKQTLRIRHFIGVSENAVRIQIAIALIAFLILRMAQLAQKAVHSPLEFARLVRTNLMHRRPINHLLEPLQPIPINPDQLKLGLYFQ; encoded by the coding sequence ATGCGGCATCAGAATAGCGTATTTCACAGTCTAACAAAGCACGTTCCTTGGTCTAAGTTCGAACAGATCGTGGAGAAGTACGGGGCCGACCGGCTGGTGCGGAAATTGACGACGAAGCGTCAGTTCATCGCATTGCTGTACGGGCAATTGAGCGGCTCGACGAGCCTGCGGGAGGTCGTGACCGGGATGGCGAGCCACGAGACGCGGCTTTATCACGTGGGGGCGGCGCCGGTGAAGCGTTCGACGATGTCGGACGCCAATTCGACGCGGCCTTGGCAAGTGTTCAGCGAGCTGTTCGCGCAGATGCTGCCGCAAGCGCATCGTGGGCTGCGGCGCGCGACGGCAGACGCGGTCCGGCTCATTGATTCCACCAGTGTTCGGCTCTCCAGCCTGAGCGAAGGCTGGGCGACATTTTCGGCCGATGTGTTCGGCGCCAAGGCGCATATCGTCTACGATCCGAATGCCGATCGGCCGGTTTACTTTGCGGTGACGCCCGCTAACGTCAACGACATCACAGCCGCCAAGGCGATGCCGATCGAGCCGGGCGCAACCTACGTCTACGACCTCGGTTATTACGATTATGGCTGGTGGGCGCGGCTCGATGACGCCGGCTGCCGCTTCGTGACGCGACTGAAGAAGAATACCCCGTTCAGCGTGGTAAAGGAGAACCGCGTCCCCAAAAACAGCAATATTCTGCGCGACCGCATCGGTCATTTGCCGGCCCGGCTCGCCAACAGCCGCAAAAATCCGCTGCAAGTTCCGGTCCGAGAGATCACCGTGATCATCGACACCGGTAAGCTGTTGCGCATCGTGACCAATGATATCGACGCGCCGGCAGAAGAGATCGCAGAGCTTTACAAACAGCGCTGGCAGATCGAATTGTTCTTTCGCTGGGTCAAGCAGACGCTTCGAATCAGGCACTTCATCGGTGTCTCCGAGAATGCCGTCCGCATTCAGATCGCCATCGCCCTGATCGCCTTTCTCATCTTGCGCATGGCCCAGCTGGCTCAAAAAGCGGTGCACAGCCCTCTCGAATTTGCCCGCCTCGTCCGCACCAACCTCATGCACAGACGCCCGATCAACCATTTGCTCGAACCCCTACAGCCGATCCCGATAAACCCCGATCAGTTGAAACTTGGACTATACTTCCAATGA
- a CDS encoding dihydrofolate reductase family protein, with the protein MAKLIMWNLMTLDGLIEGENRDLSWHLDVWGEELERLSIEQLKSAGGLMFGRVTYELMANYWPNATGEVADLMNALPKYVFSRTLTKSNWNNTQLFGTDVPGTVSKLKRESTKEIFLFGSADLAASLIPHRLIDEFRIAVNPIVLGGGAPLFKPGERVRLKLLDSRSHSTGIVILRYEPAK; encoded by the coding sequence ATGGCGAAGCTGATCATGTGGAATCTGATGACGCTGGATGGCTTAATCGAAGGCGAAAACCGCGACCTCTCCTGGCATCTCGATGTCTGGGGCGAGGAACTGGAGCGGCTTTCGATCGAGCAACTGAAATCCGCCGGTGGGCTGATGTTCGGCCGCGTCACCTATGAATTGATGGCGAATTATTGGCCAAACGCGACCGGCGAGGTTGCGGACCTCATGAACGCGCTGCCGAAATATGTGTTCTCCCGCACGCTGACCAAATCCAATTGGAATAACACCCAATTGTTCGGCACGGATGTGCCGGGCACCGTGTCAAAGTTGAAGCGTGAGAGCACAAAAGAGATTTTTCTGTTCGGCAGCGCCGATCTCGCGGCGAGCTTGATACCGCACCGGCTGATCGACGAGTTTCGTATCGCGGTCAATCCGATTGTCCTCGGCGGCGGCGCGCCGTTGTTCAAACCCGGCGAACGGGTCCGGCTCAAGTTGCTCGACAGCAGATCGCATTCGACCGGGATCGTCATCCTGCGTTACGAACCCGCGAAATAA
- a CDS encoding SRPBCC family protein: protein MVEIIAIIAIVLAIAIAVILILAATKPGTFSIQRATTVKAAPEKIFPLINDFHQWGSWSPYEAKDPAMKRSYSGAASGKGAVYGWDGNKNVGSGRMEILDTTVPTKIVIKLDFFTPFEGHNTAEFTMLPQGDATHLTWLMHGPAVFVSKVMQVFINLDHMIGKDFEIGLANLKRLTEK from the coding sequence ATGGTTGAAATCATTGCCATCATCGCCATCGTGCTCGCCATCGCGATTGCGGTCATCCTCATCCTCGCCGCGACCAAGCCGGGGACGTTCAGCATCCAGCGCGCTACCACGGTCAAGGCGGCGCCGGAAAAAATCTTCCCGCTGATCAACGACTTCCACCAATGGGGCAGCTGGTCGCCCTACGAGGCCAAGGATCCCGCGATGAAGCGCAGCTATAGCGGCGCCGCGAGCGGCAAGGGCGCGGTCTATGGGTGGGACGGCAACAAGAATGTCGGCTCGGGGCGGATGGAGATCCTGGATACGACGGTGCCGACCAAGATCGTCATCAAACTCGATTTCTTTACCCCGTTCGAGGGCCACAACACCGCCGAGTTCACAATGCTGCCGCAGGGTGATGCCACTCATTTGACATGGCTCATGCATGGCCCGGCGGTCTTCGTGTCCAAGGTGATGCAGGTGTTCATCAACCTGGACCACATGATTGGCAAGGATTTTGAAATCGGTCTCGCCAATTTGAAAAGGCTCACCGAGAAATAG
- a CDS encoding 2-hydroxyacid dehydrogenase yields the protein MKKGALALLVHGGTENWSPERWKNRFNEVCSDRRVVLLPDMAFDPAEIHYAAVWKPAPGELAAFSNLRVIFNLGAGVDALMADNSLPKVPLVRVAVADLTFRMTEYVVLHVLMHHRQELYLRESQREKRWAPRAQWPAGAISVGIMGLGTLGANAAEALRHLGFLVSGWSRSRKQIDGIACFHGEAEFDTFLRQTDILVSLLPLTPDTRHILDRKLFAKLKRDSPLGAPVLINAGRGGLQNEADILACLDDGTLGAASLDVFEKEPLPADSRFWTHPKVVLTPHNAADTDADEISKYVARQIERFEAGGALENVVDLARGY from the coding sequence ATGAAGAAAGGCGCACTCGCCCTGCTGGTGCACGGCGGGACCGAAAACTGGTCCCCGGAACGATGGAAGAACCGGTTCAACGAGGTGTGCAGCGATCGCCGCGTCGTGCTGTTGCCCGATATGGCGTTCGATCCGGCCGAAATCCATTACGCCGCGGTGTGGAAGCCGGCCCCGGGCGAGCTCGCGGCATTTTCGAACCTGCGGGTGATTTTCAACCTCGGCGCCGGCGTCGATGCGCTGATGGCGGACAACAGCCTGCCGAAAGTGCCGCTGGTTCGCGTCGCGGTCGCTGACCTCACCTTTCGGATGACGGAATATGTCGTGCTGCACGTGCTGATGCATCATCGCCAGGAGCTCTATCTGCGGGAAAGCCAGCGCGAAAAACGCTGGGCGCCGCGGGCGCAGTGGCCGGCGGGTGCGATTTCGGTCGGGATCATGGGTCTCGGTACGCTCGGGGCGAATGCAGCCGAGGCGCTCCGGCATCTCGGCTTTCTCGTGTCGGGCTGGAGCCGGAGCCGCAAGCAGATCGACGGCATCGCCTGCTTTCACGGCGAGGCAGAGTTCGATACGTTTCTGCGACAAACCGATATCCTGGTCAGCCTGCTGCCGCTGACGCCGGACACAAGACACATCCTCGATCGAAAATTATTCGCAAAACTTAAGCGCGACAGCCCGCTGGGCGCGCCGGTCCTGATCAATGCCGGCCGCGGCGGCTTGCAAAACGAAGCCGACATCCTGGCGTGTCTCGATGACGGCACCCTCGGGGCCGCATCGCTCGACGTGTTCGAAAAGGAGCCGCTTCCCGCCGACAGCCGGTTCTGGACGCACCCAAAAGTCGTGCTGACGCCGCACAACGCCGCCGATACCGACGCCGACGAGATTTCAAAATACGTCGCGCGCCAGATCGAGCGTTTCGAGGCCGGCGGGGCGCTGGAAAACGTCGTCGATCTCGCGCGGGGGTATTAA
- a CDS encoding RNA polymerase sigma factor translates to MTDTAWIDAALTSARPQAVGALLRYFRNLDTAEEAFQNASLRALKSWPQNGPPRDAAAWLIMVGRNVAIDEVRRSRKQQPLPEDDQSISDLDDAEDAIAERLDGSHYRDDILRLLFICCHPDLPATQQIALALRIVSGLTVKQIARAFLVSEAAMEQRITRAKARVADADVPFETPGAVERTERLSGVAAMIYLIFNEGYSAGGDTAEARAPLCEEAIRLARLLLRLFQSEPEIMGLTALLLLQHARTAARFDKDGTLVLLDDQDRALWNQKMIAEGLALIDKAMRHRHSGPYQIQAAIAALHARAAKPEDTDWAQIDLLYGALELMQPSPVVTLNRAVAVSKVRGAEAALAMIEPLGERLSNYFHFFGVRGAFLMQLGRNDEARIAFDRAIALANTSAEAAHIRMHLDRLMRDSQPRGAKAK, encoded by the coding sequence GTGACCGACACCGCCTGGATCGATGCCGCGCTGACCTCGGCGCGTCCCCAGGCGGTCGGTGCGCTGCTGCGTTACTTCCGCAATCTCGATACCGCCGAGGAAGCCTTCCAGAACGCGTCCTTGCGCGCGCTGAAAAGCTGGCCGCAAAATGGCCCGCCGCGCGATGCCGCGGCATGGCTGATCATGGTCGGCCGCAATGTCGCGATCGACGAGGTGCGCCGCAGCCGCAAGCAGCAGCCATTGCCCGAGGACGATCAGTCGATCTCCGATCTCGATGATGCCGAAGACGCAATCGCCGAACGCCTCGACGGCTCGCATTACCGCGACGACATTTTGCGATTGCTGTTCATTTGCTGCCATCCGGATTTGCCGGCAACCCAGCAGATCGCGCTCGCGCTGCGCATCGTCTCCGGATTGACGGTGAAACAGATCGCGCGCGCGTTTCTGGTCTCGGAAGCCGCCATGGAGCAGCGCATCACCCGTGCGAAAGCGCGGGTTGCCGATGCCGACGTGCCGTTCGAGACGCCCGGCGCGGTGGAGCGCACCGAGCGGCTGTCGGGGGTCGCCGCGATGATCTACCTGATTTTCAACGAGGGTTATTCGGCCGGCGGCGACACCGCCGAAGCCCGCGCACCTCTGTGCGAGGAGGCGATCCGGCTGGCACGGCTGTTGCTGCGGCTGTTCCAGAGCGAGCCCGAGATCATGGGGCTGACCGCGCTGTTGTTGCTGCAGCACGCCCGCACGGCGGCGCGTTTCGACAAAGACGGCACGCTGGTGTTGCTCGACGATCAGGACCGCGCGCTGTGGAACCAGAAGATGATCGCGGAGGGGCTGGCGCTGATCGACAAGGCGATGCGCCACCGCCACAGCGGGCCCTACCAGATTCAGGCGGCGATCGCCGCCCTGCATGCCCGCGCCGCAAAACCCGAAGATACCGACTGGGCCCAGATCGATCTGCTCTACGGCGCGCTCGAACTGATGCAGCCCTCGCCGGTGGTGACGCTCAACCGCGCGGTCGCGGTATCCAAGGTGCGCGGGGCGGAGGCCGCACTCGCGATGATCGAGCCGCTCGGCGAGCGGCTGTCGAATTACTTTCATTTCTTCGGCGTGCGCGGCGCGTTTTTGATGCAGCTTGGCCGCAATGACGAGGCCCGCATCGCCTTCGACCGCGCCATCGCGCTGGCCAATACTTCCGCCGAAGCCGCCCACATCCGGATGCATCTCGACCGCCTGATGCGCGACAGCCAGCCGCGCGGCGCCAAGGCGAAATAG
- a CDS encoding ArsR/SmtB family transcription factor codes for MPSDPLSTTFAALADPTRRAILSRLTLGETSVMELAEPFDMSLPAISKHLKVLEHAGLISRGREAQWRPCRIAPVSLRAVDGWLGGFRRFWDENFGRLDDYLEELKANQAAKAGSQRTRKPNNKPKPTKEKHRGRKDR; via the coding sequence ATGCCGTCCGATCCGCTCAGCACGACTTTTGCCGCACTTGCCGATCCGACGCGGCGGGCAATCCTGTCGCGGCTCACGCTCGGCGAAACCTCGGTGATGGAACTGGCCGAGCCGTTCGACATGAGCCTTCCGGCGATCTCGAAACATCTCAAGGTGCTGGAACATGCCGGGTTGATCTCGCGCGGCCGCGAGGCGCAGTGGCGGCCGTGCCGGATCGCGCCGGTGTCGCTGAGGGCAGTCGATGGCTGGCTGGGAGGCTTCCGCCGGTTCTGGGACGAGAATTTCGGTCGCCTCGACGACTATCTGGAAGAACTGAAGGCCAATCAGGCCGCGAAAGCCGGATCGCAACGTACGCGCAAGCCGAACAATAAGCCGAAGCCTACCAAGGAGAAGCACCGTGGACGCAAGGATAGATAA
- a CDS encoding YciI family protein, protein MLYAILCYHDEDFTGSWTKEQDAAVMQKLAVVQDKLTKQGRLGPVARLLPTTAATTLRKENPPVVLDGPYAETKEQLLGFYVVDCKNLDEALDIARDLGAANPGGAYEIRPVGMFTPGSVAK, encoded by the coding sequence ATGCTTTACGCCATCCTTTGCTACCACGATGAAGACTTCACCGGCTCTTGGACCAAGGAGCAGGACGCCGCCGTCATGCAGAAACTTGCCGTCGTCCAGGACAAACTGACAAAACAGGGCCGGCTCGGCCCGGTGGCGCGGTTGTTGCCGACGACGGCGGCGACCACGCTGCGCAAGGAAAATCCGCCTGTTGTGCTCGACGGCCCCTATGCTGAAACCAAAGAGCAGTTGCTCGGCTTTTACGTCGTCGACTGCAAGAATCTCGACGAGGCGCTCGACATCGCGCGCGATCTCGGCGCCGCCAATCCCGGCGGTGCCTATGAAATCCGCCCTGTCGGCATGTTTACGCCTGGGAGTGTGGCAAAGTGA
- a CDS encoding TetR/AcrR family transcriptional regulator, translated as MVQKSKKLAAKPDSVTPKRRGRPRAYEPEVALGKALDLFRKDGFAATSLDDLSAATGMNRPSLYGAFGDKRELYIKSYARYRADAREAMLEIFRDEMPIRERLARIFAVALDIYLSGESGPRGCFTVMTAASEAVFDPDIRSMVLEGFSELDKAFAACFRSAKEKGELPASADPVVLSQLASATIHTIAIRARARVPRKELEAIVKGAIDVMVRS; from the coding sequence ATGGTACAAAAAAGTAAAAAGCTGGCAGCTAAGCCTGATTCCGTTACGCCGAAGCGCCGGGGCCGGCCGCGCGCGTACGAGCCGGAGGTCGCGCTCGGCAAGGCGCTCGATCTGTTCCGCAAGGACGGGTTTGCGGCGACTTCGCTCGACGATCTCAGCGCCGCCACCGGCATGAACCGGCCGAGCCTTTATGGCGCGTTCGGCGACAAGCGCGAGCTCTACATCAAGAGCTATGCGCGCTATCGCGCCGACGCGCGCGAGGCGATGCTCGAAATTTTCCGGGACGAAATGCCGATCCGCGAGCGCCTCGCGCGCATCTTCGCGGTGGCGCTCGATATTTATCTTTCCGGCGAGAGCGGCCCGCGCGGCTGCTTCACGGTGATGACGGCGGCCTCGGAAGCGGTGTTCGACCCCGATATCCGCAGCATGGTGCTGGAAGGATTTTCCGAACTCGACAAGGCATTCGCTGCTTGCTTCCGCTCCGCCAAGGAGAAAGGCGAGCTTCCGGCGTCAGCCGATCCCGTGGTGCTTTCGCAGCTTGCGTCCGCGACCATCCACACCATCGCTATCCGGGCTCGGGCGCGGGTACCGCGCAAGGAGCTGGAAGCGATCGTGAAGGGTGCGATCGACGTGATGGTGCGGTCCTAG
- a CDS encoding DoxX family protein, translating into MSTIAETAPVSRPALWLGRVLSGLVIVFMLFDGAIKLVPWPIVTETMDRIGYGSSESLARSLGIISIVCTILYAIPPTSFVGAILLTGYLGGAMASHVRIGSPLFTHILFGFYLGLMLWGGLWLRDGSLRGLIPFRR; encoded by the coding sequence ATGTCGACGATCGCAGAGACCGCGCCGGTCTCAAGACCCGCGCTCTGGTTGGGCCGCGTTCTCAGCGGTCTCGTCATTGTGTTCATGCTGTTCGACGGCGCCATTAAGCTGGTGCCGTGGCCGATTGTCACGGAAACGATGGACCGGATCGGCTATGGTTCGAGCGAAAGCCTGGCGCGAAGCCTCGGGATCATCTCGATCGTCTGCACCATTCTCTACGCGATCCCGCCGACCTCGTTCGTCGGTGCGATCCTCTTGACCGGATATCTCGGCGGCGCGATGGCATCGCATGTGCGGATCGGCAGTCCGCTGTTCACCCACATCCTGTTCGGGTTTTATCTCGGGCTGATGCTGTGGGGCGGGCTATGGCTGCGCGACGGCAGTTTGCGCGGGCTCATACCCTTCCGCCGCTGA
- a CDS encoding glutathione binding-like protein produces the protein MDLYFSPLACSLATRIALYEAGTDANYLEVDPKTKVVQNDGSDFYQVNPLGLVPTLRTDDGLVLTENAAILQYVADRFPQAGISAGPGMERSRLHQWLCFIGTELHKGLFVPVLDKKAPPEMKTYILGKGLSRLDYLENYLKGREFLLDHFSVADAYLVTVINWTMATPPIELAKWPVVKAYYERLRARPSIARAVAEEFKLYQAEQARHQAAA, from the coding sequence ATGGACCTGTATTTCTCGCCGCTGGCCTGCTCGCTGGCGACCCGCATCGCGCTGTACGAAGCCGGCACCGACGCCAATTATCTTGAGGTCGATCCGAAGACCAAGGTGGTGCAGAACGACGGCTCGGATTTTTATCAGGTCAACCCGCTCGGGCTAGTGCCGACGCTGCGCACCGATGACGGACTGGTGCTCACCGAGAACGCGGCGATCCTGCAATATGTCGCCGACCGCTTTCCGCAGGCCGGCATCTCAGCCGGACCCGGCATGGAGCGCAGCCGGCTGCATCAATGGCTCTGCTTCATCGGCACCGAACTGCACAAGGGCTTGTTCGTGCCGGTGCTCGACAAGAAGGCGCCGCCGGAAATGAAGACCTACATCCTCGGCAAGGGCCTGTCGCGGCTCGATTACCTCGAAAATTATCTCAAGGGCCGCGAATTCCTGCTCGACCATTTCAGCGTCGCCGACGCCTACCTCGTCACCGTCATCAACTGGACCATGGCGACGCCGCCGATCGAACTGGCCAAATGGCCTGTTGTGAAGGCTTATTACGAACGGCTGCGCGCGCGGCCCAGCATCGCGAGAGCGGTCGCGGAAGAGTTCAAGCTCTATCAGGCCGAGCAAGCACGCCATCAGGCGGCGGCGTAG
- a CDS encoding VOC family protein gives MQVNPYLYYNGNCEAALKYYEKALGAKIEMMMTHESAPADMPTPPEWKKKIMHARASLGGATIMASDAPPGHFHKPQGFSVSLLVEDLADAERKFKALSDGGRVDMAFAKTFFAKGFGMCVDKFDIPWMVFCPAEQG, from the coding sequence ATGCAGGTCAATCCCTATCTCTATTACAACGGCAATTGCGAAGCGGCGTTGAAATACTACGAAAAGGCGCTCGGCGCGAAAATCGAGATGATGATGACGCATGAGAGCGCGCCGGCGGATATGCCGACGCCGCCGGAGTGGAAGAAGAAGATCATGCACGCCCGGGCATCGCTCGGGGGCGCCACCATCATGGCGTCCGACGCGCCTCCCGGCCACTTCCACAAGCCGCAGGGCTTTTCGGTTTCACTATTGGTCGAGGACCTCGCCGACGCCGAGCGAAAGTTCAAGGCGCTGTCCGACGGCGGCAGGGTCGATATGGCGTTCGCCAAAACCTTCTTTGCCAAGGGCTTTGGAATGTGTGTCGATAAGTTCGACATTCCCTGGATGGTGTTCTGCCCGGCGGAGCAGGGATAA